Proteins encoded together in one Coffea arabica cultivar ET-39 chromosome 2c, Coffea Arabica ET-39 HiFi, whole genome shotgun sequence window:
- the LOC113729802 gene encoding uncharacterized protein, with protein sequence MTRSSATVSGLLSAIASAAFGVDRAYCDGPFNFSPFSTSSTTSTAVPPPQTQSPGAKTPQPAPPEPTRVRNDYPRTTSAGFDPEALERGAKALREITTSSQAKKVFEVIKKQEETRQSELAAKAAEFKALQAQSETERQRVVYDEQKKLAQQQAQIKSQMACYEDELARKRMQACQAENEHQRARNQELVKMQEESSMRQEAARRATEEQIQAQRRQTEREKAEIERETIRVRSMAEAEGRAHEAKLAEDVNRRMLVERANAEREKWVAAINTTFDHIGGGLRAILTDQNKLVVVVGGVTALAAGVYTTREGAKVIWSYVDRILGQPSLIRESSRGKYPWSGLFSRSMSTISHGAGKQSTSQRGNGFGDVVLNPSLQKRIQQLASATANTKSHQAPFRNMLFYGPPGTGKTMAARELAQRSGLDYALMTGGDVAPLGSQAVTKIHQLFDWSKKSKKGLLLFIDEADAFLCERNKIYMSEAQRSALNALLFRTGDQSKDIVLALATNRPGDLDTAVADRIDEVLEFPLPGEDERFKLLKLYLDKYIAQAGERKSGLFSNFFRKQQQKIEIKGLTDDILREAAAKTEGFSGREIAKLMASVQAAVYGSENCVLDPNLFREVVDYKVAEHQQRRKLATDEGGNA encoded by the exons ATGACAAGAAGCAGTGCTACTGTGTCTGGGCTATTATCGGCCATTGCTTCTGCAGCTTTTGGTGTAGACCGCGCCTATTGCGATGGCCCATTCaatttctctcctttttctacTTCCTCTACTACTTCAACTGCTGTTCCTCCTCCTCAGACTCAATCCCCTGGTGCCAAGACCCCTCAGCCCGCTCCTCCAGAACCGACCAGGGTTCGCAATGATTATCCCAGAACTACTTCCGCTGGCTTCGATCCCGAGGCTTTGGAAAGAGGTGCAAAGGCTTTAAGGGAAATTACTACCTCCTCCCAAGCCAAAAAG GTCTTTGAGGTGATAAAGAAGCAAGAAGAGACAAGGCAGTCTGAGTTGGCTGCCAAAGCAGCTGAGTTTAAGGCATTACAAGCACAATCTGAAACT GAGAGGCAAAGGGTAGTCTATGATGAACAGAAGAAGTTAGCACAGCAACAAGCACAGATTAAGTCTCAGATGGCCTGTTATGAGGATGAGTTGGCTAGGAAAAGGATGCAGGCATGT CAGGCAGAAAATGAACATCAACGGGCCCGAAACCAGGAGTTAgtcaaaatgcaagaggaatcATCTATGAGACAAGAAGCGGCCAGACGAGCAACTGAAGAACAAATTCAAGCACAGCGTAGGCAAACAGAGAGGGAGAAGGCTGAGATAGAACGAGAGACTATCAGGGTGAGATCTATGGCAGAAGCAGAGGGAAGAGCCCATGAAGCAAAACTTGCTGAAGATGTCAATAGAAGGATGCTAGTTGAACGTGCTAATGCAGAACGAGAAAAATGGGTTGCTGCCATCAACACAACATTTGATCACATTGGAG GTGGCTTGAGGGCAATACTAACAGACCAAAATAAGCTGGTTGTAGTAGTTGGGGGTGTGACGGCCCTTGCAGCTGGGGTCTACACTACAAG AGAAGGTGCGAAAGTTATCTGGAGTTATGTTGACAGAATATTAGGACAACCCTCACTGATCAGAGAATCTTCCAGGGGTAAATACCCGTGGTCAGGCTTGTTTTCCCGCTCCATGAGTACTATCTCTCATGGTGCTGGTAAACAATCTACTTCTCAAAGAGGAAATGGGTTTGGTGATGTTGTTTTAAACCCTTCTCTTCAAAAACGAATCCAGCAGTTGGCTAGTGCAACTGCAAACACAAAATCACATCAAGCACCATTCCGAAACATGCTTTTCTATGGCCCTCCAGGAACAGGAAAGACGATGGCTGCAAGAGAGCTTGCTCAGAGATCT GGTCTTGACTATGCATTGATGACTGGAGGAGATGTTGCGCCACTGGGGTCGCAGGCTGTTACTAAAATACATCAGTTGTTTGATTGGTCAAAAAAGTCGAAGAAGGGTTTATTGCTATTCATTGATGAAGCAGATGCATTTTTGTGCGA GCGGAACAAAATATATATGAGTGAAGCTCAAAGGAGTGCTCTCAATGCCCTTCTGTTCCGCACAGGCGACCAGTCCAAAGACATAGTTCTTGCTTTGGCAACTAACCGTCCAGGAGATCTTGACACTGCTGTGGCTGACCGCATTGATGAAGTTCTGGAATTTCCTTTGCCTGGCGAAGATGAACGCTTCAAGCTGCTCAAGCTCTACCTTGACAAGTATATAGCTCAGGCTGGAGAAAGAAAATCAGGCTTGTTCTCCAATTTCTTCCGCAAGCAACAGCAAAAGATAGAGATCAAGGGCTTAACAGATGACATTTTGAGGGAAGCTGCTGCAAAGACGGAGGGCTTTTCAGGAAGGGAAATTGCAAAGTTGATGGCAAGTGTTCAAGCTGCAGTCTATGGTAGTGAAAACTGTGTGTTGGATCCAAATTTATTTCGAGAAGTAGTGGATTATAAAGTTGCTGAACATCAACAGAGAAGGAAATTAGCTACTGACGAGGGAGGGAATGCTTGA